The following proteins come from a genomic window of Musa acuminata AAA Group cultivar baxijiao chromosome BXJ1-7, Cavendish_Baxijiao_AAA, whole genome shotgun sequence:
- the LOC135679762 gene encoding triacylglycerol lipase 2-like — protein MGFRCFNWRLVIFFVLSMGFQGELAGAHGRRQLVQSLEAADDGVCTAVVSPRGYECREYEVKTQDGYILTMHRIPQGRGGGSAGKRQPVLLQHGVLSDGLTWLLNPPQQSLPFVLADNGFDVWITHGRGTRWSRRHESLKTSDTAYWAWSWDELASYDLPATVGFVFQKTGQKLHYVGHSMGTLTALSAFSEGKLVDKIKSAALLTPVAYLTSMTTTIGRAAASAFAGEMLGALGVAEFDPKGAVGTKFLELVCAMPGVNCYDLMASLTGPNCCLNDSTVDKYLKYELQPTSVRTLVHFSQTFRRGVITKYDHGSSTANMAAYGQSSPPEYHLSNIPHHLPLLLCYGGGDMLSDVKDVQLLLNDLSNHDAADKLVAQLVKEYAHLDFVMGVNAKQVVYDGLIAFFDKHS, from the exons ATGGGATTCCGTTGCTTTAACTGGCGTCTCGTCATCTTCTTCGTCCTCTCCATGGGCTTCCAGGGCGAGCTGGCTGGAGCTCACGGAAGACGGCAGCTGGTGCAAAGCCTCGAGGCGGCGGATGATGGGGTGTGCACCGCCGTGGTGAGCCCTCGGGGTTACGAGTGCCGAGAATATGAG GTGAAGACGCAAGACGGGTACATACTGACCATGCACAGGATCCcacaaggaagaggaggcggcagCGCGGGCAAGAGGCAGCCGGTGCTGCTCCAACATGGAGTCCTCTCG GACGGGTTGACATGGCTACTGAATCCACCTCAACAATCGCTGCCTTTCGTACTTGCAGACAACGGATTCGATGTATGGATTACACACGGCAGGGGCACCAGGTGGAGCCGTCGCCATGAGTCTCTCAAAACATCAGACACG GCTTATTGGGCGTGGTCATGGGATGAGTTGGCCAGCTATGATTTGCCTGCTACTGTGGGTTTCGTATTCCAGAAAACTGGGCAGAAGCTGCACTATGTCGGTCACTCCATG GGAACTCTGACTGCTCTATCAGCGTTCTCTGAAGGGAAGCTGGTGGATAAGATCAAGTCAGCTGCCCTTTTGACTCCGGTGGCCTATCTGACTTCCATGACAACTACGATCGGAAGAGCTGCAGCCAGCGCATTCGCAGGAGAA ATGTTGGGAGCGCTTGGAGTGGCAGAATTTGATCCTAAAGG GGCAGTCGGAACCAAGTTTTTGGAGTTGGTCTGCGCTATGCCGGGGGTGAACTGCTACGACCTTATGGCATCATTAACAG GGCCAAACTGCTGCCTCAATGACTCCACTGTTGACAAGTACTTGAAGTATGAACTCCAGCCTACATCCGTGAGGACACTCGTCCATTTTTCACAGA CATTCAGACGTGGAGTGATAACAAAATACGACCACGGGAGCAGTACGGCCAACATGGCTGcgtatgggcagagcagcccaccCGAGTACCATTTGTCCAACATTCCACAccacctgccgctgctgctctGCTACGGCGGCGGGGACATGCTGTCGGACGTGAAGGACGTGCAGCTGCTGTTGAATGATCTCAGCAACCATGACGCCGCCGACAAGCTCGTGGCTCAGCTGGTGAAGGAGTACGCACATCTGGACTTCGTGATGGGGGTGAATGCCAAGCAGGTCGTCTACGACGGCCTCATCGCATTCTTCGACAAACACAGTTGA
- the LOC135679763 gene encoding triacylglycerol lipase 2-like — translation MGFRCWLLVITFVFSMGFHCELAGAHGRRQLLQSLEPPDDGVCTAVVSPQGYECQEYEVKTQDGYILTMHRIPQGRGGGSAGKRQPVLLQHGVLMDGLTWLLNPPQQSLAFVLADSGFDVWITHGRGTRWSRRHESLDTSNPAYWAWSWDELASFDLPATVGFVFQQTGQKLHYVGHSMGTLTALSAFSEGKLVDKIKSAALLTPVAYLTYMTTPIGRAAGSAFSGEMLGALGVGEFDPKGAVGTNYLEFVCAMPGVNCYDLMASFTGPNCCLNYSTVDMYLKYELQPTSVRTLVHFLQTIRSGVITKYDYGSSMANMVAYGQSSPPEYHMPNIPHHLPLLLSYGGGDMLSDVKDVQLLLKDLRNHDADKLVAQLVKEYAHLDFVMGVNAKQVVYDGLVAFFGKHS, via the exons ATGGGATTCCGTTGCTGGCTTCTCGTCATCACCTTCGTCTTCTCCATGGGCTTCCATTGCGAGCTGGCCGGAGCTCACGGACGACGGCAGCTGCTGCAGAGCCTCGAGCCTCCGGATGACGGCGTGTGCACCGCCGTGGTGAGCCCTCAGGGTTACGAGTGCCAAGAATATGAG GTGAAGACGCAAGATGGGTACATACTGACCATGCACAGGATACCACAAGGACGAGGAGGCGGCAGCGCGGGGAAGAGGCAGCCTGTGCTGCTCCAACATGGAGTCCTCATG GACGGGTTGACATGGCTTCTGAATCCACCTCAACAATCACTGGCTTTCGTACTTGCAGACAGCGGATTCGATGTCTGGATCACACACGGCAGGGGCACCAGGTGGAGCCGTCGCCATGAGTCTCTCGATACATCAAACCCG GCTTATTGGGCGTGGTCATGGGATGAGTTGGCCAGCTTTGATTTGCCTGCCACTGTGGGTTTTGTATTCCAGCAAACTGGGCAGAAGCTGCACTATGTTGGTCACTCCATG GGAACTCTGACAGCTCTATCAGCATTCTCCGAGGGGAAGCTGGTGGATAAGATCAAGTCAGCTGCCCTTTTGACTCCGGTGGCCTATCTGACTTACATGACAACTCCAATCGGAAGAGCTGCAGGCAGCGCATTCTCAGGAGAA ATGTTGGGAGCACTTGGAGTGGGAGAATTTGATCCTAAAGG GGCAGTCGGAACCAATTATTTGGAGTTCGTCTGCGCTATGCCGGGGGTGAACTGCTACGACCTTATGGCATCATTCACAG GGCCAAACTGCTGCCTCAATTACTCCACTGTTGACATGTACTTGAAGTATGAACTCCAGCCGACATCCGTGAGGACACTCGTCCATTTTTTACAGA CGATCAGAAGTGGAGTGATAACAAAATACGACTACGGGAGCAGTATGGCCAACATGGTTGcgtatgggcagagcagcccaccCGAGTACCACATGCCCAACATTCCACAccacctgccgctgctgctcaGCTACGGCGGCGGTGACATGCTGTCGGACGTCAAGGACGTGCAGCTGCTGTTGAAAGATCTCCGCAACCATGACGCCGACAAGCTCGTGGCTCAGCTGGTGAAGGAGTACGCACATCTGGACTTCGTGATGGGGGTGAATGCCAAGCAGGTCGTCTACGACGGCCTCGTCGCATTCTTCGGCAAACACAGTTGA
- the LOC135679760 gene encoding triacylglycerol lipase 2-like, giving the protein MGFRCWLLVITFVFSMGFHCELAGAHGRRQLLQSLEPPDDGVCTAVVSPQGYECQEYEVKTQDGYILTMHRIPQGRGGGSAGKRQPVLLQHGVLMDGLTWLLNPPQQSLAFVLADSGFDVWITHGRGTRWSRRHESLDTSNPAYWAWSWDELASFDLPATVGFVFQQTGQKLHYVGHSMGTLTALSAFSEGKLVDKIKSAALLTPVAYLTYMTTPIGRAAGSAFSGEMLGALGVGEFDPKGAVGTNYLEFVCAMPGVNCYDLMASFTGPNCCLNYSTVDMYLKYELQPTSVRTLVHFLQTIRSGVITKYDYGSSMANMVAYGQSSPPEYHMPNIPHHLPLLLSYGGGDMLSDVKDVQLLLKDLRNHDADKLVAQLVKEYAHLDFVMGVNAKQVVYDGLVAFFGKHS; this is encoded by the exons ATGGGATTCCGTTGCTGGCTTCTCGTCATCACCTTCGTCTTCTCCATGGGCTTCCATTGCGAGCTGGCCGGAGCTCACGGACGACGGCAGCTGCTGCAGAGCCTCGAGCCTCCGGATGACGGCGTGTGCACCGCCGTGGTGAGCCCTCAGGGTTACGAGTGCCAAGAATATGAG GTGAAGACGCAAGATGGGTACATACTGACCATGCACAGGATACCACAAGGACGAGGAGGCGGCAGCGCGGGGAAGAGGCAGCCTGTGCTGCTCCAACATGGAGTCCTCATG GACGGGTTGACATGGCTTCTGAATCCACCTCAACAATCACTGGCTTTCGTACTTGCAGACAGCGGATTCGATGTCTGGATCACACACGGCAGGGGCACCAGGTGGAGCCGTCGCCATGAGTCTCTCGATACATCAAACCCG GCTTATTGGGCGTGGTCATGGGATGAGTTGGCCAGCTTTGATTTGCCTGCCACTGTGGGTTTTGTATTCCAGCAAACTGGGCAGAAGCTGCACTATGTTGGTCACTCCATG GGAACTCTGACAGCTCTATCAGCATTCTCCGAGGGGAAGCTGGTGGATAAGATCAAGTCAGCTGCCCTTTTGACTCCGGTGGCCTATCTGACTTACATGACAACTCCAATCGGAAGAGCTGCAGGCAGCGCATTCTCAGGAGAA ATGTTGGGAGCACTTGGAGTGGGAGAATTTGATCCTAAAGG GGCAGTCGGAACCAATTATTTGGAGTTCGTCTGCGCTATGCCGGGGGTGAACTGCTACGACCTTATGGCATCATTCACAG GGCCAAACTGCTGCCTCAATTACTCCACTGTTGACATGTACTTGAAGTATGAACTCCAGCCGACATCCGTGAGGACACTCGTCCATTTTTTACAGA CGATCAGAAGTGGAGTGATAACAAAATACGACTACGGGAGCAGTATGGCCAACATGGTTGcgtatgggcagagcagcccaccCGAGTACCACATGCCCAACATTCCACAccacctgccgctgctgctcaGCTACGGCGGCGGTGACATGCTGTCGGACGTCAAGGACGTGCAGCTGCTGTTGAAAGATCTCCGCAACCATGACGCCGACAAGCTCGTGGCTCA